Below is a window of Acidobacteriota bacterium DNA.
GGCCGCCTGGCTGGCGAACCGGTATGAGTTGCCCCTCGGTGGTTTCTCCTGGGCTCTGGCGCTCGGGGGTATCGCGCTCGCGGCCGTCGCCGGGGCCGGATGGCTGGGACGAGAGTCGCGGGCCGTACGACGTTATCTGATCCTTCGGCGAAGCGGCGATCTGAGGAAGCAGCTGCTGGAGGAGCGCAACGAGCTGGCCGCAAGATTCGAGCAGCTTCGGGGAGATCTCGGAAGGGAAGTCTGGCAGGGATAAAAAAATGACCGAAGCCGGGGCCCGCGTCCACGGCCTGTCGCCCTCCGTGGAAGCGGAACCCCGGTTCGGTCAATGCTGCATACGCAGGAGCTCACCCAACTCGATAGCCGGAACCGGCTTCCCGAGATAATCACCCTGCATCAGAGTGCACTCGAGATTGCGCAGCAACATCATCTGATTCCTGTTTCGAACTCCGGTAGCAGCGACGTTGAAACCGAGTCCACGGCCCGTCGTGATCAGGCCGTCGACGATCGCCGCATCCTCGCTCGATTCCGAGATATTGTCGATGAACGAACGATCGATCTTCAGAGAATCGACCTCGAGGTGTTTCAGATCCCGCATCGAGCATCCGCCCGTTCCGAAGTCGTCGATGGCGACGCGGAATCCGAGCTCGCTGAATGCGGAGGTCATCATCATCGCGCTGGCCCGTGCGCAGAGGGTACGCTCTGCGATCTCGACCTGGAACATCGAGGACTCGAGACCGCGCTCCTCGAGCGTCGCGGCCAGGCGGATCGGAATCTCGACATCGTCCATCTGACGGCTCGAGAGATTGATTGCGACGCGGGGGAGCGTCAGTCCCTGCGCAATCCAGTGACTGAGCTGCTCACCGGCCTGGGTCAATGCCCATTCACTGATCCGGGCGCTGAGGTCGAGCTTGTCGGCGAGCGGAAGAAACGTATCGGAGCCGACGAGTCCGAAGATCTCGTGATTCCAGAGGATCTTGACCTCGAGGCTTCTGATCGAGCCGGTTCGGATGTCGATCTGGGGCTGGTAGCGTACGGAGAATTCGCCCGCGTCAAGCGCCTTGTGAAGCGCGTTGAGCAGAAAGGCCCGTTCGAATGCGCGCTCGTTTCTCGCTTCCTCGAACATGCGGATCTTGCTCGATCCGGTTTCCTTTGCGCGATACATTGCCGTACCGGCGCGCTCGACGAGTATGTCGCAGTCGGTCGAGTCGGAGGGGAAGAAGGAGATTCCGGCGCTCGCAGTGACAGACAGCTCCAAGCCGTTGACGAGGATGGGAAGAGTGAGCGAGTCGATGATCCGCTGTCCGACGGAAAGAGCGATGCCTTCGTCTTCGGTGTCGGCCAGAAGGACGAGAAATTCGTCGCTTCCGAAACGTCCGACGAGATCCTCGTCGCGAACGATTTCCTGAATCCGGGTTGCCGTCTCGGTGATGACGGCGTCACCGGCAGCGCGGCCGTACTGTTCGTTGATCGAGAGCAGGTCGTCGATGTCGATGAAGACCATCGCGGCCGAGCCGTGGCGGCGTCTGGTACGAGCCAGCGAAGCGCGAGCCTGGTCCATGAAAAGTGTTCGACCGGACAGGCCGGACATCGGATCATGCTGAGCCTGATATTCGAATCGCTCGGCGGCGATCCGCTGCTCGGTGATGTCCATCATCGTGCCGGCCATCACCGGCCCTTCGTCTCCTTGAATCCGAGTGACGCTCTGGCAGACCCATGCGAACGTACCATCCTTGCGCCGCATGCTGACCTCGAGCCCATGAACGGTCTCGAGCGTTTCAATGGCCGACATGATCATCAGCCGGTCTGACTCGTTGAGATAGGGGAATCGACCCTCGGCCAGCAGCTCGCTGCGGGACTCCCATCCCAGCATTGATGCACATGCCTCGTTGCAGTCGAGAATTGTTCCGTCCGTCGCCACTCTGAAAGTGCCGACTCCGGTCCGGTTGAGCAGTCCTATGCAGTCGATTTCCACGGCCGTTGGTCGTTCCACCTACATATTTAGCTGGGGACACCACGTCCAGCAAGTGGAGTTAGTTAGTGGGCGACCCTATCGGACGATAGGTCAGGCTCACGAATTTCCGCGGGCGGCCATCCCGACATATTCCCGGCCGCGCTTGCCGGTATAGATCTGGCGGGGCCGCGCGATCTTCTGGTCGGGATCCCCCAGCATTTCCTGCCATTGGGCGAGCCAGCCCGCAACTCGGGGGATCGCAAAGAGGACCGGGAACATCGCCAGTGGAAAGCCCATCGCCTGGTAAATCAACCCGGAGTAGAAGTCGACGTTCGGGTAGAGCTTCCGCTGGACGAAGTATTCGTCCTCGAGAGCGATCTTTTCCAACT
It encodes the following:
- a CDS encoding EAL domain-containing protein, whose product is MERPTAVEIDCIGLLNRTGVGTFRVATDGTILDCNEACASMLGWESRSELLAEGRFPYLNESDRLMIMSAIETLETVHGLEVSMRRKDGTFAWVCQSVTRIQGDEGPVMAGTMMDITEQRIAAERFEYQAQHDPMSGLSGRTLFMDQARASLARTRRRHGSAAMVFIDIDDLLSINEQYGRAAGDAVITETATRIQEIVRDEDLVGRFGSDEFLVLLADTEDEGIALSVGQRIIDSLTLPILVNGLELSVTASAGISFFPSDSTDCDILVERAGTAMYRAKETGSSKIRMFEEARNERAFERAFLLNALHKALDAGEFSVRYQPQIDIRTGSIRSLEVKILWNHEIFGLVGSDTFLPLADKLDLSARISEWALTQAGEQLSHWIAQGLTLPRVAINLSSRQMDDVEIPIRLAATLEERGLESSMFQVEIAERTLCARASAMMMTSAFSELGFRVAIDDFGTGGCSMRDLKHLEVDSLKIDRSFIDNISESSEDAAIVDGLITTGRGLGFNVAATGVRNRNQMMLLRNLECTLMQGDYLGKPVPAIELGELLRMQH